One genomic window of Clostridium taeniosporum includes the following:
- a CDS encoding PocR ligand-binding domain-containing protein codes for MIGNENLNSIIDVNLLKSIQDRLAEITGLAYNIVDFKGNPINNYSNFCNFCSKIRNTKDGMKICYDTNAHAGLEAAIRQKPYIFKCPAGLVDVAVPIIVKGNYLGAVFFGQVRTNKDTLKPIKKSNYYSKICRNSTELLNDFKNTKFIDYSKIESICSLVNIIVNLLGEKSELRVIQEELGFINIKLIREKQEREKLKKQIKLHELDSLETPISFEFMLNTLNTISSLAIIEDAPKTKDMIYSLTKLFRYNFKNIGNLVSLEKAIENINTYLKIQSTRFGERIKYEINIDNKINDIKIPTMFFLPFIEYSVLNGLCPKKDGGTISIKGQCYENNAIILIKDNGIGISENELFKILNGKCKQGSLGAGIYNANNVLIKYYGKDYKVNINSKLNVGTCVKFKLPI; via the coding sequence ATGATTGGCAATGAAAATTTAAATAGTATAATAGATGTTAATTTACTTAAGTCTATACAAGATAGGTTAGCTGAAATTACTGGGCTAGCATATAATATAGTTGATTTTAAAGGTAATCCAATTAATAATTACTCAAATTTTTGTAATTTTTGCAGTAAGATTAGAAATACTAAAGATGGTATGAAAATATGTTATGATACTAATGCACATGCTGGTTTAGAAGCTGCAATAAGGCAAAAGCCATATATTTTTAAATGTCCAGCCGGTTTAGTAGATGTTGCTGTACCCATAATTGTAAAGGGTAATTATTTAGGAGCTGTTTTTTTTGGACAAGTAAGGACTAATAAAGACACCCTTAAGCCAATAAAAAAATCAAATTATTATTCTAAGATATGTAGAAATAGTACTGAGCTATTAAATGATTTTAAAAATACTAAATTTATAGATTATTCTAAAATTGAATCAATATGTTCATTAGTTAATATAATAGTAAATCTACTGGGTGAAAAATCAGAACTTAGGGTAATTCAAGAAGAATTAGGGTTTATTAATATAAAATTAATCAGAGAAAAACAAGAAAGAGAAAAATTAAAAAAACAAATTAAGCTACATGAATTAGACTCTTTAGAAACACCTATAAGTTTTGAATTTATGCTTAATACATTAAATACAATTTCTAGCCTTGCTATAATAGAAGATGCTCCTAAAACTAAAGATATGATATATTCTTTAACTAAACTATTTAGATATAATTTTAAAAATATAGGTAATTTAGTTTCTTTAGAAAAAGCTATAGAAAACATTAATACATATTTAAAAATACAATCAACTAGATTTGGTGAAAGAATTAAGTATGAAATTAATATAGATAATAAAATAAATGATATAAAAATACCTACTATGTTTTTTTTGCCATTTATAGAATATTCAGTTTTAAATGGGCTTTGTCCTAAAAAAGACGGAGGTACTATTTCAATTAAAGGACAATGTTATGAAAATAATGCAATTATTCTTATTAAAGATAATGGGATTGGAATTTCTGAGAATGAATTGTTTAAAATATTAAATGGCAAATGTAAACAAGGATCTTTAGGTGCAGGAATATATAATGCTAATAATGTTCTTATAAAGTATTATGGCAAAGATTATAAGGTAAATATAAATAGTAAACTCAATGTAGGAACTTGTGTTAAATTTAAATTACCAATATAA
- a CDS encoding M3 family oligoendopeptidase — MELNWSLKEIYPSFESEEFKNDLELLKDTIDNINEWSNKVVLDNNNLISKLEEYIKKFTRFNDLASRLSIYVNLILSVNTTDKYGLKYSDIIDKKLTEIVESSTKLERWISSIENIDKIISSSRLLKDHEFILKNIIENSRYLLSDREENIIANMRNTGSNAWLKLKDKLISNLEVDIEEDGEIKSLPLTLVLNMAYDKDSNVRKKAYEAEILSYKKVEEGVAAALNGIKGEVLTICDLRGYKSPLEKTLKDSRMDEKSLDAMLSVMKETLPIFRKYLRRKAEILGYNNGLPFYELYAPINNVDMKFSYEEGTKFVIKNFNTFSKNLSEFAQKAIDNAWIDVMPKPGKVGGAFCENLHFIGESRFLLNYGESFGDVVTLAHELGHGFHGECLNNETTLNSDYPMPIAETASTFCETIIKKAAIKEATKNEALSILETEISDCTQVIVDIYSRFLFEKSFFEARKESALSVDKIKQLMLEAQRESYGDGLDPHYLHPYMWTWKPHYYYADSNFYNFPYAFGLLFAKGLYAEYLKRGDSFPKEYEKLLSITGKNKIADVTKVMGIDIHDKEFWRNSLKTIEEDINEFMLLTDSLV; from the coding sequence ATGGAGTTAAATTGGAGTTTAAAAGAAATTTATCCTTCATTTGAAAGTGAAGAATTTAAAAATGATTTAGAATTACTTAAAGATACAATAGATAATATTAATGAATGGAGTAATAAAGTAGTTTTAGATAACAATAATTTAATAAGTAAATTAGAAGAATATATAAAGAAATTTACAAGGTTTAATGATTTAGCAAGTAGGTTATCAATATATGTAAATCTAATATTAAGTGTAAATACTACTGATAAGTATGGATTAAAATATTCAGATATTATCGATAAAAAGTTAACAGAAATTGTTGAAAGCAGTACAAAACTTGAAAGATGGATCAGTAGCATAGAAAATATAGACAAAATAATAAGTAGTTCAAGACTTCTTAAGGATCATGAATTTATATTAAAAAATATAATTGAAAATAGTAGATATTTACTTAGCGATAGAGAAGAAAATATAATTGCTAATATGAGAAATACTGGATCTAATGCTTGGCTTAAACTTAAGGATAAATTAATTTCTAATTTAGAAGTGGATATTGAGGAAGATGGAGAAATTAAGTCTTTACCACTAACTTTAGTTTTAAATATGGCATATGATAAAGATTCTAATGTTAGAAAAAAAGCCTATGAAGCTGAAATATTATCTTACAAAAAGGTCGAAGAAGGGGTTGCCGCAGCTCTTAATGGAATAAAAGGAGAAGTATTAACAATATGTGATTTAAGAGGATATAAATCTCCATTAGAAAAAACACTTAAAGATTCAAGAATGGATGAAAAATCATTAGATGCAATGCTTTCTGTTATGAAAGAAACTTTACCTATATTTAGAAAATATTTGCGAAGAAAAGCGGAAATATTGGGATATAATAATGGACTTCCATTTTATGAATTATATGCACCAATTAACAATGTAGATATGAAGTTTAGTTATGAAGAAGGAACTAAATTTGTTATTAAAAATTTTAACACTTTTAGCAAAAATTTATCAGAATTTGCCCAAAAGGCTATAGACAACGCATGGATAGATGTTATGCCAAAGCCTGGTAAAGTAGGAGGAGCATTTTGCGAAAATCTACATTTTATAGGGGAAAGTAGATTTTTACTTAATTATGGTGAAAGCTTTGGAGATGTCGTTACTCTTGCACACGAATTAGGTCATGGATTTCATGGTGAATGTTTAAATAATGAAACAACATTAAATTCTGACTATCCTATGCCAATAGCAGAAACAGCCTCAACTTTTTGTGAAACTATAATAAAAAAAGCAGCAATAAAAGAAGCCACTAAAAATGAAGCTTTATCAATATTAGAGACTGAAATAAGTGATTGTACTCAAGTAATAGTTGATATATATTCAAGATTTTTATTTGAAAAATCATTTTTTGAAGCAAGAAAAGAAAGTGCTTTAAGTGTAGATAAAATTAAACAGTTAATGTTAGAAGCTCAAAGAGAATCTTACGGTGATGGTTTAGATCCTCATTATTTACATCCATATATGTGGACTTGGAAACCACATTATTATTATGCAGATAGTAATTTTTATAATTTCCCATATGCTTTTGGATTACTTTTTGCTAAAGGATTATACGCTGAATATTTGAAGAGGGGAGATTCTTTTCCAAAAGAATATGAGAAATTGCTTTCAATTACAGGAAAAAACAAGATAGCAGATGTAACAAAAGTTATGGGGATAGATATACATGATAAGGAATTTTGGAGAAACTCTTTAAAAACTATTGAAGAAGATATAAATGAATTTATGCTTCTTACTGATAGTTTAGTATAA
- a CDS encoding bacteriohemerythrin has translation MYRMKEEFKTGIEFIDEQHKTLFDIANKAYCLLTNDFTLDKYDSVVEIIEELKDYTAYHFKAEEEYMDSINYKRRFSQKIAHEKFIEELNNVDLKIVDENQDESIKKLLEFLNTWLIEHILHSDKLIGK, from the coding sequence ATGTATAGAATGAAAGAGGAATTTAAAACAGGTATTGAATTTATTGATGAACAACATAAAACACTTTTTGACATAGCTAATAAAGCATATTGTTTACTAACTAATGATTTTACATTAGATAAATATGATTCTGTAGTAGAGATTATTGAGGAATTAAAAGATTATACAGCTTATCATTTTAAAGCTGAAGAAGAATATATGGATAGCATAAATTATAAAAGAAGATTTTCTCAAAAAATAGCACATGAGAAATTTATTGAAGAACTTAATAATGTTGACTTAAAAATTGTAGATGAAAATCAAGATGAAAGTATAAAAAAATTATTAGAATTCTTAAATACTTGGCTAATTGAACATATATTACATAGTGATAAACTTATAGGCAAATAA
- a CDS encoding tetratricopeptide repeat protein — MNQVITIKEIIDNYKNADIDFENLSLDKLKKYAERENKKAQNVLGDKYYNGDEVKQNFQEAIKWYTKSANQGYDVAQYNLADMYYCGNGVKQSYEKAIEYFKYSAKQGNSDAQCNLACMYEDGLGIETNYEQAIKWYEKAALQDDFYAQYNLGNLYMYGKGVGVDYKEAFNWHMRASILGYTKSQNTLGYMYEHGLGIGKNYKEAFLCYQKAAEQGYQYAQYNLATMYYLGNGIMQDQKAAYIWYKKAAEQGFKEAIIALKTKYKEMTML, encoded by the coding sequence TTGAATCAAGTAATAACAATAAAGGAAATTATAGATAACTATAAGAATGCTGATATAGATTTTGAAAATTTAAGCTTAGATAAATTAAAAAAATATGCAGAAAGAGAGAATAAGAAAGCGCAGAATGTTTTAGGAGATAAATATTATAATGGGGATGAAGTTAAGCAAAATTTTCAAGAAGCTATTAAGTGGTATACAAAATCTGCAAATCAAGGATATGATGTAGCACAGTATAATTTAGCCGATATGTATTATTGCGGTAATGGAGTAAAACAAAGTTATGAAAAAGCTATAGAATATTTTAAGTATTCAGCAAAACAAGGAAATTCAGATGCACAATGCAATTTAGCATGTATGTATGAGGATGGTTTAGGAATTGAAACAAATTATGAACAGGCTATAAAGTGGTATGAGAAAGCAGCATTACAAGATGATTTTTATGCTCAATATAATTTAGGAAATTTATATATGTATGGAAAAGGGGTAGGAGTAGATTATAAAGAAGCATTCAATTGGCATATGAGAGCATCAATTTTAGGTTATACGAAATCTCAAAATACATTAGGTTATATGTATGAACATGGATTAGGAATAGGGAAAAATTATAAAGAAGCTTTTTTATGCTATCAAAAGGCAGCAGAGCAAGGATATCAATATGCCCAATATAATTTGGCTACCATGTATTATTTAGGAAATGGAATTATGCAAGATCAAAAAGCAGCATACATATGGTATAAAAAAGCAGCAGAACAAGGTTTTAAAGAAGCGATTATTGCTTTAAAAACTAAGTATAAAGAAATGACTATGTTATAA
- a CDS encoding serine/threonine protein kinase, producing MRYLLNVKQCEFLGKGHEGKVYLTPEGFALKIFYNKKKAKKEAEILEKTKNSKFFPNLLFIAENMVLREFVDGDNLYEFLCKNGLSYSLSIEIIDLIEDFKILKFKRLNIRNAHIFVDENCKIKVIDPRNPYSKFTPYPKNIIKILVKLNLFDDFLKHLLDYKPELLSYWIHGYDYFNLISQNKLNCRCYAC from the coding sequence ATGAGATACCTTCTAAATGTTAAACAATGTGAATTTTTAGGTAAAGGTCATGAAGGAAAAGTTTATTTAACTCCAGAAGGATTTGCCTTAAAAATATTTTATAATAAAAAGAAGGCAAAAAAAGAAGCAGAAATTCTTGAAAAAACTAAAAACAGCAAATTCTTTCCCAATCTACTATTTATAGCTGAAAATATGGTATTACGTGAATTCGTAGACGGAGATAATCTTTATGAGTTTTTATGTAAAAATGGATTAAGCTATTCTTTATCTATTGAAATTATAGATTTAATTGAAGATTTTAAAATCTTAAAATTCAAAAGATTAAATATTCGAAATGCACATATATTTGTAGATGAAAACTGTAAAATCAAAGTTATAGATCCTAGAAATCCTTATAGTAAGTTTACACCTTATCCTAAAAATATTATAAAAATTCTAGTGAAATTAAATTTATTTGATGATTTTTTAAAACATCTTTTAGATTATAAACCAGAACTTCTTAGTTATTGGATTCACGGTTATGATTATTTTAATCTTATATCTCAAAACAAACTAAATTGTAGATGCTACGCATGTTAA
- a CDS encoding HAMP domain-containing sensor histidine kinase, whose protein sequence is MILTTAQLMESYIKNFNDILGKQNMSKYVKGLKQNSYRLLKLVNNLIDITKIDGGHYKVNMVNKNIVNVVEDIVLSVAEYTKNKERDIIFDTDEEEIILACDPEKIERIILNLVSNALKYTEKNGIIKVTISTDLDNNKVIISVKDNGIGIPKEYKEKIFERFKQVEKSSHKNYEGSGIGLSLVKSIVEMHSGNIWISSQQQKGTEVVFTLPIRRIDEKKSSEYNTKKISSKIEVFDIEFSDIYSV, encoded by the coding sequence ATAATTTTAACAACTGCACAACTTATGGAATCTTATATTAAAAATTTTAATGATATACTAGGAAAACAAAATATGAGTAAATATGTAAAAGGTTTAAAACAAAATTCGTACAGACTATTAAAGCTTGTAAATAATTTAATAGATATAACTAAGATAGATGGTGGTCATTACAAAGTTAATATGGTAAATAAAAATATAGTCAATGTTGTTGAAGATATTGTATTATCTGTAGCAGAGTATACTAAAAATAAAGAGCGAGATATAATATTTGATACTGATGAAGAAGAAATAATTTTAGCTTGTGACCCAGAAAAAATAGAAAGAATAATTTTAAATCTTGTGTCTAATGCATTAAAATATACAGAAAAAAATGGCATTATAAAAGTAACTATCTCTACTGATTTAGATAATAATAAAGTGATAATATCAGTAAAGGATAATGGGATAGGAATACCAAAAGAGTATAAAGAAAAAATATTTGAAAGGTTTAAACAAGTAGAAAAATCCTCACATAAAAATTATGAGGGAAGTGGAATTGGATTATCTTTAGTAAAATCAATTGTTGAGATGCATTCAGGTAATATATGGATAAGCAGTCAACAACAAAAGGGAACAGAAGTTGTTTTTACATTACCTATAAGAAGAATAGATGAAAAAAAATCAAGCGAATATAATACTAAAAAAATTTCTTCTAAAATAGAAGTATTTGATATAGAATTTTCTGATATTTATTCTGTATAG
- a CDS encoding PAS domain S-box protein, whose translation MVKRQGKGKREYTIEDLEKLLDSLPYRIWIKDEEGRYKYTNRLANETLELEDKNFFMEQTLNVKDKEISDNERKILEDKIMSFSKRDKIDEEEASLETYTVPLISSNNTNLIGGFVREITKNKTLEFIEQDNSINIYNKHKYDELKNKERLKQIISDFKKLIDAQGISVYIYNSQKDIFENYVKSGFINNFKEIILKNSINNTTFNKFYCIRCENELVGLLNIQYSEEDKCKYKNEDYIKSICDIIGIIIDNKCLYSTLKKELSKRMESEKELEMFLETATDLCGIVSDDGHFVKVTNNWTEVLGWSRKELMNMKCTDLVHKDDLPKVYDLITLAYEYNQWKYVGFIDRCLCKNGEYKTIEWNSSYINGGKTIIITGKDITNYNKLELENKRLENAIELESLKTQFFCKFIS comes from the coding sequence ATGGTTAAAAGACAGGGTAAAGGAAAACGAGAATATACAATAGAAGATTTAGAAAAATTATTAGATAGTCTTCCATATAGAATATGGATTAAAGATGAAGAGGGTAGATATAAGTATACTAATAGACTAGCAAATGAGACACTAGAGTTAGAAGATAAAAATTTTTTTATGGAACAAACTTTAAATGTTAAAGATAAAGAAATATCAGATAATGAAAGAAAGATATTAGAGGACAAGATAATGTCTTTTTCTAAACGTGATAAAATTGATGAAGAAGAAGCAAGTCTCGAAACATATACAGTACCACTTATAAGTAGTAATAATACTAATTTAATAGGTGGATTTGTAAGAGAAATTACAAAAAATAAAACATTAGAATTTATAGAACAAGATAATTCAATAAATATTTACAATAAACACAAATATGATGAATTAAAAAATAAAGAAAGATTAAAACAAATAATAAGTGATTTTAAAAAGTTAATAGATGCACAGGGGATAAGCGTATATATATATAATTCACAAAAAGATATTTTTGAAAACTATGTAAAAAGTGGATTTATAAATAATTTTAAAGAAATAATTTTAAAGAACAGTATTAATAATACTACTTTTAATAAATTTTATTGTATCAGATGTGAAAATGAATTAGTAGGATTGCTAAATATACAATATAGTGAGGAAGATAAGTGTAAATATAAAAATGAAGATTATATAAAATCAATTTGTGATATTATAGGAATAATTATTGATAATAAGTGTTTATATTCAACATTAAAGAAAGAACTTAGTAAGCGTATGGAGAGTGAAAAAGAATTAGAAATGTTTTTAGAAACAGCTACAGATTTATGTGGAATAGTTAGTGATGATGGCCATTTTGTAAAAGTAACTAACAATTGGACAGAGGTATTAGGTTGGTCAAGAAAAGAACTTATGAATATGAAATGTACTGATTTAGTACATAAAGATGATTTACCTAAAGTTTATGACCTGATAACTTTAGCTTATGAATATAATCAATGGAAATATGTTGGATTTATAGATAGATGTCTTTGTAAGAATGGAGAATATAAAACAATTGAATGGAACTCTAGTTATATAAATGGAGGAAAAACAATTATAATTACAGGGAAGGATATAACAAATTATAATAAATTAGAATTAGAAAATAAACGTTTAGAAAACGCAATTGAATTAGAAAGTTTAAAAACTCAATTTTTTTGCAAATTTATCTCATGA
- a CDS encoding C-GCAxxG-C-C family (seleno)protein produces MTCASKYLSEGYNCAESLIKFYNEEHNQSIPLGLGSCMGGGAGIGSLCGAINAGIVIIGFLKGRHNNTEVNIARDYSKEFITKIKEKYSTDICRDLKANKISCGEIVDFSYNTLIDILKN; encoded by the coding sequence ATGACATGTGCATCAAAGTATCTTAGTGAAGGTTACAATTGTGCTGAATCATTAATTAAATTTTATAATGAGGAACATAACCAAAGCATACCACTTGGATTAGGTAGTTGTATGGGAGGTGGTGCTGGTATTGGAAGTCTTTGTGGAGCCATAAATGCAGGTATTGTAATTATAGGATTTTTAAAAGGACGACACAATAATACAGAAGTTAATATTGCTAGAGATTATTCTAAAGAATTTATAACAAAAATAAAAGAAAAATACTCTACTGATATATGTAGAGACTTAAAAGCTAATAAAATTAGTTGTGGTGAAATAGTAGACTTTTCTTATAATACATTAATAGATATACTAAAAAATTAA
- a CDS encoding APC family permease — translation MSEKKDKKIMWYTLAFMAFSAVWGFGNVINGFSEYEGLKAIVSWVIIFTIYFIPYALMVGELGSAFKDYGGGVSSWINETIGPKLAYYAGWTYWVVHMPYISQKPSGFIIASSWAIFQDNRISALNPKILQLFCLIVFLAGMYIASKGLNPLKKLSTLAGTAMFVMSILFIILMVAAPAITDAKLISIDWSLKTFIPTFDLKFFTNLAILVFAVGGCEKISPYVNEMKDPAKGFSKGMIVLAIMVAVCAILGTISLGMMFDSNNVPKDLMTNGAYYAFQKLGEYYHLGNLFVIIYAITNIISQFAVLIISIDAPLRMLLDSADKNFIPEKMFIKNKNGAYKNGHKLILVIVSILIIVPAIGIKNVDDLVKWLVKLNAVCMPLRYLWVFIAYIALKKAGSKFKREYYFVKNDIWGIILGAWCLTFTALSCIGGMYSTDIFKLVLNIITPFVLVGLGLILPWIAKKNNKKELS, via the coding sequence ATGTCAGAAAAGAAAGATAAAAAGATTATGTGGTATACTCTAGCATTTATGGCATTCTCTGCAGTGTGGGGATTTGGAAATGTTATAAACGGATTCTCTGAATATGAGGGTCTTAAAGCTATTGTATCATGGGTTATAATTTTTACTATTTATTTCATACCATATGCTCTAATGGTAGGGGAACTAGGATCAGCATTTAAAGATTATGGTGGAGGAGTTAGTTCATGGATTAATGAAACAATAGGACCTAAACTTGCATATTATGCTGGATGGACTTATTGGGTAGTTCATATGCCTTATATTTCACAAAAACCATCAGGTTTTATAATTGCTTCAAGTTGGGCAATTTTTCAGGATAATAGAATTAGTGCACTGAATCCTAAAATATTGCAATTATTTTGTTTGATAGTTTTCTTAGCTGGTATGTATATTGCATCTAAAGGTTTAAATCCATTAAAGAAATTATCAACACTTGCTGGAACAGCTATGTTTGTAATGTCAATATTATTTATAATTTTAATGGTAGCGGCACCAGCTATTACTGATGCAAAATTAATTTCTATTGATTGGTCTTTAAAAACGTTTATCCCAACCTTTGATTTGAAATTTTTCACTAATTTAGCTATATTAGTATTTGCTGTTGGTGGATGTGAAAAAATTTCACCATATGTTAATGAGATGAAAGATCCAGCAAAAGGTTTTTCAAAAGGTATGATTGTACTTGCTATTATGGTAGCAGTATGTGCAATTTTAGGAACTATTTCACTTGGAATGATGTTTGATTCAAACAATGTACCAAAAGACTTAATGACAAATGGTGCGTATTATGCATTTCAAAAGTTAGGGGAATATTATCATTTAGGAAATTTATTTGTAATTATATATGCTATAACAAATATTATTTCACAATTTGCTGTATTAATAATATCAATAGATGCACCATTACGTATGTTGCTTGATAGTGCAGATAAGAATTTTATCCCTGAGAAAATGTTTATAAAAAACAAAAACGGAGCTTACAAAAATGGTCACAAATTAATATTAGTAATAGTATCAATATTAATAATAGTTCCAGCAATTGGAATAAAAAATGTAGATGATTTAGTTAAGTGGTTGGTAAAGTTAAATGCAGTTTGTATGCCACTTCGTTATTTATGGGTATTTATTGCTTATATTGCATTAAAGAAAGCTGGCTCTAAGTTTAAAAGAGAGTATTATTTTGTAAAAAATGATATTTGGGGTATAATTTTAGGTGCATGGTGCCTAACATTTACTGCTTTATCATGCATTGGAGGTATGTATTCCACAGACATATTTAAATTAGTTCTTAATATAATAACTCCATTTGTATTAGTAGGGTTAGGTCTTATATTACCTTGGATTGCTAAAAAAAATAATAAGAAAGAGTTGTCATAA
- a CDS encoding SGNH/GDSL hydrolase family protein — protein MKSILCYGDSNTYGYNPENKMRYAYEERWPIIMKKILGEDYYIIEEGLNSRTTALDDPYYDDIKNGKTYLSTCIKSHYPVDLIIIMLGTNDLKARFSTTPADVAKGIECLVKIALNVTKEKSINGISSKVLVVSPIHVGENIEISECGEEFGYKRSHELSKQLADKYKKVAENLDVDFIDASLFIEPSQIDSLHLSKEGHKLLGKALAKCCIDIL, from the coding sequence ATGAAAAGTATACTTTGTTATGGAGATTCTAATACATATGGATATAATCCAGAAAACAAAATGAGATATGCTTATGAAGAACGTTGGCCTATTATAATGAAAAAAATATTAGGTGAAGATTATTATATTATTGAAGAAGGACTTAATAGTCGTACAACTGCTTTAGATGATCCATATTATGATGATATAAAAAATGGAAAAACTTATTTAAGCACATGCATTAAATCACATTATCCAGTAGATTTAATTATTATAATGCTTGGTACCAATGATTTAAAAGCAAGATTTTCTACTACACCTGCAGATGTGGCTAAAGGAATAGAGTGTCTTGTTAAAATAGCACTTAATGTAACAAAAGAAAAAAGTATAAATGGTATTTCTTCAAAAGTTTTAGTAGTTTCTCCAATACATGTTGGTGAAAATATTGAAATTTCTGAATGTGGAGAAGAATTTGGATACAAGAGGAGTCATGAATTATCTAAACAGTTAGCGGATAAATATAAGAAAGTAGCAGAGAACTTGGATGTAGATTTTATAGATGCATCTTTATTTATAGAGCCATCACAAATAGATTCTTTGCATCTTTCAAAGGAAGGTCATAAATTACTCGGAAAAGCTTTAGCAAAATGTTGTATTGATATATTATAA
- a CDS encoding nucleotide pyrophosphohydrolase: MKETLERIKKFRNDREWAQFHTPANLSKAISIEAGELLENFLWDEENYDKEHVIEELADVMIYCIHMSDCLNVDLIEVINKKMDKNELKYPVEKCKGSSKKYTEL, from the coding sequence ATGAAGGAAACATTAGAAAGAATAAAGAAATTTAGAAATGATAGAGAATGGGCTCAATTTCATACACCGGCCAATCTTTCAAAAGCTATTTCAATAGAAGCAGGTGAACTTTTAGAAAATTTTCTTTGGGATGAAGAAAACTATGATAAAGAACATGTTATTGAAGAATTAGCAGATGTTATGATTTATTGTATACATATGAGTGACTGCTTGAATGTAGATTTAATAGAAGTAATAAACAAAAAAATGGATAAAAATGAGCTGAAATATCCAGTAGAAAAATGTAAAGGAAGTAGTAAAAAGTATACAGAATTATGA